The Leptolyngbyaceae cyanobacterium genome includes the window TTACTAGATAACATTACAGCTTACCTGCGAAAGCACGTCGTTCAAGTTGAGTTAGTAATCGTTACTTCTTTAATTGCCGTTGCCAGAAAAATCATTATCTTGGATTTAGATAAAGTAGATGGTACTGAATTAATTGGTTTATCCCTAGCCATTTTTGCCCTTTCTATCAGCTACTTATTAGTGCGATTTATCAATACGAAACTTCACGATGAATAATCAATTTTTTACGCGATCCGTCTCAGACGAGACCCTTACAATAAGTTAATCCAGCATTCGGGACTGAGAATAATTCATCAATTCTCACTCCTGACGGCTAACCGAGAATACACTATTCGAGTTATGAGTAATTTTTTTGAATTTGAAGCAGATTTTGTTGAGTCCTTACGCTGCATTCCCATGCAGGTGCGTTACAAATTGGATACCTGCGGTATCAAATTAAAGTTATCCGATTGGAATCATTTTACTCAAGCAGAAAGGGAAGGCTTGGTAGAAATGCCCTGTACTACCCCGGCAGAAATTCAAACTTATCATCAATTTCTACATGATTTAGTTGTGGAAAAAACAGGTACGCCTGCTAGTGAATTGCCCGTGGAATCTCACCCCGCTTGGATGGATAGCACTACCGTACCTGTTAATGTCGAACAAAAAGCGCGAGAGTTTGGTGTAATTTTAACGCCGGAAAAATGGGCAAATCTCGCACCTTTACAGCGCTTTGCTTTGATTAAACTCAGTCGTTCCAGTCATGAAAATAGCAACTTTTTGCCAGCGATGAAAGAATTTAACTTGATTTAAAAGTTCGTAGTGAGGACTAAAGTCTTCAAATATCGGGTAGAGGAAAGTACTGAAGTCCTTACTACAAAAAAATTTTAGGAGATCAGCCGTAAGCTAGAAGTGGAAAATATTCCAAATCGAGTATGAAGGATGAAGTATCAAATTTATCCTTACTAGATGATCGATAAAAAAGCTACTCAGGGATCGTGCAAGCTGGATGGAGGGCGATCGCTAATTAGATCCCTAAAAGAGTACTTACGGGGTATGGTTGGGGGACTGATGTTTAGTTTGCCACTCCTTTATACGATGGAGGTGTGGTGGGCGGGTTTTACATTACATCCTTTCCGAATTTTCATTTACGTTCTAGTTACTTTTACTCTCTTGCTTGGTTACAATCGTTACGCGGGGTTGCGGCAGGATGCCAGTTCCCTAGAAGTAGTAATCGACTCGGTAGAAGAGTTAGGGTTAGGGTTATTAGTTGCTGCGGCTTTTCTGTGGTTGCTGGGGCGCATCACTTTTGATATGACAACTGAGGAGATTGCAGGCAAAATCATCGTAGAAGCGATGACGGTAGCCATTGGCGTCTCTGTAGGTACAGCGCAACTCGGCAGTAATTCTAACGAGGAAGAGGAATGCGAT containing:
- a CDS encoding nitrate reductase associated protein, with the translated sequence MSNFFEFEADFVESLRCIPMQVRYKLDTCGIKLKLSDWNHFTQAEREGLVEMPCTTPAEIQTYHQFLHDLVVEKTGTPASELPVESHPAWMDSTTVPVNVEQKAREFGVILTPEKWANLAPLQRFALIKLSRSSHENSNFLPAMKEFNLI
- a CDS encoding TIGR02587 family membrane protein, encoding MIDKKATQGSCKLDGGRSLIRSLKEYLRGMVGGLMFSLPLLYTMEVWWAGFTLHPFRIFIYVLVTFTLLLGYNRYAGLRQDASSLEVVIDSVEELGLGLLVAAAFLWLLGRITFDMTTEEIAGKIIVEAMTVAIGVSVGTAQLGSNSNEEEECDTGIDRDIGQSRSLTPGESHTNFWGQMTIACCGAVLFAANIAPTEEIITIAVEITSERLLGLSLLSILLGALILFYSDFIDAKRFTRHEGIYTIVSGTVMTYAIALVASATILWIFGRFDGLALITCLAQTVVLGMPATLGASAGRLLLQ